In the Diprion similis isolate iyDipSimi1 chromosome 2, iyDipSimi1.1, whole genome shotgun sequence genome, one interval contains:
- the LOC124416624 gene encoding POU domain protein CF1A: MAATTYMPVSSAVSAELDGGSGSGIGMNIAVGGYSSGSPRSAADAGEMKYMPAPQHHHHHHHHHQVSSSPTPNGLSHPASLSSANPWVSLQPGSDPWAASMGMHHTSHHSHHHPHQANASLDVKPLAAASANDSVQGMHHRGPHQSPGMASPHSWHAPVVPSAHYNPSGGAASPTTLQQYHAAMNGMLHQHPHQHPHQLHNHQAGLPHHLRDAHNHSPPTGHPLHPGHPLDRDHSAGEEDTPTSDDLEAFAKQFKQRRIKLGFTQADVGLALGTLYGNVFSQTTICRFEALQLSFKNMCKLKPLLQKWLEEADSTTGSPTSIDKIAAQGRKRKKRTSIEVSVKGALEQHFHKQPKPSAQEITSLADSLQLEKEVVRVWFCNRRQKEKRMTPPNTLGDGMMEGMPPGHQGQGGIHQGYHPQDHLHGSPMGHSHSPPMLSPQGLTAHSLTAH; encoded by the coding sequence ATGGCTGCTACCACGTACATGCCTGTTAGTAGTGCAGTGTCAGCTGAGCTGGATGGTGGTTCCGGATCCGGGATCGGGATGAACATCGCAGTGGGTGGCTACTCCTCGGGTTCGCCCCGCAGCGCCGCCGACGCCGGGGAGATGAAGTACATGCCGGCGCCTCAGCACCACCATcatcaccaccatcaccaccaggTCTCGTCGTCGCCGACGCCTAACGGATTATCGCACCCGGCGAGCCTCAGCTCGGCGAACCCCTGGGTCAGCCTCCAGCCCGGAAGCGATCCTTGGGCAGCGTCGATGGGGATGCACCACACCTCGCACCACTCCCATCACCATCCTCACCAGGCGAACGCGAGCCTCGACGTGAAGCCCTTGGCCGCGGCATCCGCCAACGACTCCGTCCAAGGGATGCACCATCGGGGTCCTCACCAGTCGCCGGGGATGGCATCGCCGCACTCTTGGCACGCGCCCGTCGTTCCCTCGGCCCACTACAACCCCAGCGGCGGGGCCGCGTCGCCGACTACCCTTCAGCAGTACCATGCCGCGATGAACGGCATGCTGCACCAGCACCCCCATCAGCACCCGCACCAGCTCCACAATCATCAAGCGGGACTTCCGCACCATCTGCGAGACGCCCACAACCACAGTCCACCCACGGGGCATCCCCTTCATCCCGGTCATCCACTCGACAGGGATCACAGCGCCGGGGAGGAGGACACGCCGACATCCGACGACCTCGAGGCCTTCGCCAAACAGTTCAAACAGAGGAGGATCAAGCTCGGGTTCACCCAGGCCGACGTTGGTCTCGCGCTGGGTACACTTTACGGCAATGTATTTTCGCAAACGACGATATGCAGGTTCGAGGCGCTGCAGTTGTCCTTCAAGAACATGTGCAAGCTCAAACCTCTGCTGCAGAAGTGGCTCGAGGAGGCTGATTCGACGACGGGCTCGCCGACGAGCATCGACAAGATCGCTGCTCAAGGTAGAAAGCGGAAAAAGCGGACGTCGATCGAGGTTTCGGTAAAGGGAGCTCTGGAGCAGCACTTTCACAAACAGCCAAAGCCGTCGGCTCAGGAGATAACCTCGTTGGCCGACAGTCTTCAGCTGGAGAAGGAAGTTGTCAGGGTGTGGTTCTGCAATCGACGGCAAAAGGAGAAGCGGATGACGCCGCCGAACACCCTTGGCGACGGCATGATGGAGGGAATGCCACCCGGGCACCAAGGTCAGGGCGGCATACACCAGGGCTACCACCCCCAGGATCATCTTCACGGATCACCGATGGGCCACAGTCACAGTCCCCCGATGCTCAGCCCTCAGGGCCTTACGGCACATTCCCTTACGGCCCACTAG